TGCGGCGTCGGGCCCTCGCGGCCGCGGCGATCCTGCGCGGCGAGTGACCGCGCCTCACCAGACCCAGATCGAGGAGACACAGCAATGAGCGCAGCACCGGTCGTCGGCATCGTCATGGGCTCGGACTCGGACTGGCCGGTCATGCGCGCCGCCGCCGACGCGCTCGCCGAGCTCGACATCCCCGTCGAGGTCGACGTCGTCTCCGCGCACCGCATGCCGACCGAGATGATCGACTACGGCCGCGACGCGTCCGCGCGCGGGCTGCGCGTCATCATCGCGGGCGCTGGTGGCGCGGCCCACCTGCCGGGCATGCTCGCCGCCGTGACCGAGCTCCCGGTCGTCGGCGTCCCCGTGCCGCTCAAGTACCTCGACGGGATGGACTCGCTCCTGTCGATCGTCCAGATGCCTGCGGGCGTGCCGGTCGCGACCGTGTCGATCGGGGGAGCGCGCAACGCGGGCCTGCTCGCGGCGCGCATCCTCGCCGCGGGCGAGGGCAAGGACGCGGAAGTGCTCCGCGCGCGGCTGCGTGGCTTCCAGGAGGAGCTGCGCGACGTCGCCCAGGAGAAGGGGCAGCGCCTGCGCGAGGCCTACGCCGCGGAGGTCAGCGAGCAGGAGTGACCGAGGGGCCTCGAGGCTGACGAGCCCGACCCGGCGCGAGGCCGCCGGTCAGGTCACTTCTTGTCGGACTTCTTCTCGTCGGACGCGGGCTTCTCCTTGACCAGACCGTCGGCGTCGTAGCGCCCGGGCTCCAGGGTTCCGTCGAGGATGCCCGTGAAGAACGCGGGCGCCTCCGA
This genomic window from Flavimobilis soli contains:
- the purE gene encoding 5-(carboxyamino)imidazole ribonucleotide mutase, which codes for MSAAPVVGIVMGSDSDWPVMRAAADALAELDIPVEVDVVSAHRMPTEMIDYGRDASARGLRVIIAGAGGAAHLPGMLAAVTELPVVGVPVPLKYLDGMDSLLSIVQMPAGVPVATVSIGGARNAGLLAARILAAGEGKDAEVLRARLRGFQEELRDVAQEKGQRLREAYAAEVSEQE